One genomic region from Candidatus Bathyarchaeota archaeon encodes:
- the nikR gene encoding nickel-responsive transcriptional regulator NikR, which produces MAGKGVSRISISLPPELLLEFDEMTKQIGYDRSKAVQMAIRNYLTEYRWTSAEGETGSGAVIILYDHDTKDLEQELTDIQHRHQRIISSSMHIHLDEHNCLEIIATKGGIKEIKNLAQDLMTKRGVKQLKLAVLTQT; this is translated from the coding sequence ATGGCTGGAAAGGGAGTATCAAGGATTAGCATCTCTCTTCCACCGGAGCTACTTCTGGAATTTGACGAAATGACAAAGCAGATAGGTTACGACAGGTCTAAGGCAGTTCAAATGGCTATACGTAATTACCTAACCGAATACAGGTGGACCAGCGCAGAAGGCGAAACAGGGTCAGGAGCTGTAATAATATTATACGACCACGACACAAAAGATTTAGAACAGGAACTAACTGATATCCAACACCGCCACCAAAGAATCATAAGTTCCTCCATGCACATCCATCTAGATGAGCATAATTGCCTCGAAATTATTGCCACAAAAGGTGGAATTAAAGAAATTAAAAATCTGGCCCAAGATCTTATGACAAAAAGAGGAGTTAAACAATTAAAACTCGCCGTCCTTACCCAAACTTAG
- a CDS encoding energy-coupling factor ABC transporter permease, protein MSTHIPDGFLDLQICAITYLIVLVFWIFAFRRARQVLSEKQIPLMGTLTAMFFAAQMMNYPIIGGTTAHLLGGPILAITLGPYAGLISMTIILLIQALFFGDGGITTFGANVWNMGVIGVFIPYIICLIIMKILRDRKGILIGAFIGAFVGDLLAAVFAGLELGLSTLTFPYSVSIAVTAMAIHHSFIGIGEGIVTAIIISVLLKTRPDLLQLPKVSPVWIGELPIILPKSGGP, encoded by the coding sequence ATGAGCACGCATATCCCCGATGGATTTCTTGATTTGCAAATATGCGCAATTACATACCTCATCGTTTTGGTCTTCTGGATATTTGCGTTTCGAAGGGCAAGGCAGGTTTTAAGTGAAAAGCAAATTCCTCTAATGGGCACACTAACGGCCATGTTCTTCGCTGCGCAAATGATGAATTATCCTATCATAGGTGGTACAACAGCCCACCTACTGGGCGGGCCAATCTTGGCGATAACACTCGGACCATACGCTGGATTAATATCTATGACCATAATCCTTTTGATTCAAGCGTTATTTTTCGGTGACGGCGGTATAACAACCTTTGGCGCTAATGTGTGGAACATGGGAGTTATTGGCGTATTCATCCCCTATATCATCTGTCTAATTATCATGAAAATATTGAGAGACAGAAAGGGAATATTAATTGGAGCCTTCATAGGGGCTTTCGTAGGAGATTTGTTAGCCGCAGTTTTTGCCGGGCTTGAGCTTGGGCTTTCGACGCTCACATTTCCATATAGTGTTTCAATAGCTGTTACAGCAATGGCCATTCACCACTCCTTTATTGGAATTGGAGAAGGCATAGTCACAGCGATAATCATTTCAGTTTTATTGAAAACTAGGCCTGACTTATTACAGTTGCCGAAGGTGTCACCTGTGTGGATTGGCGAGCTACCTATCATCTTACCAAAATCGGGAGGACCTTGA
- the cbiQ gene encoding cobalt ECF transporter T component CbiQ, with the protein MSLLKAFEDIVYAEKFQALSGLLQGIDPRVKFCSLVSLLVVAVGVRTITPLVILFVTITVFAVVSKIPLKYFFLRATLFIPIFAAVIALPLPFITPGTTLTVIGYNEYVIYITREGVYRALQFVFRIWVCVGLLVLLMSTTRFTAIIRALETFKIPRVFVMMTGVTHRFIFLFINEAYRMLLAKEARNVGREQRMQVMKSLAYIIGTLFIRAYERSERVYLAMMAKAYTGEARSMGKMRCSWRDWVFGVASCFICIIVVLIEFLNVGGI; encoded by the coding sequence ATGAGTTTATTAAAGGCATTTGAGGATATCGTCTATGCTGAAAAATTCCAAGCCTTAAGCGGTTTGCTTCAGGGTATTGATCCTCGGGTAAAGTTCTGTTCTTTGGTTTCTCTCCTAGTGGTTGCGGTTGGAGTGAGAACTATAACACCATTAGTTATCCTATTTGTAACAATCACGGTATTCGCAGTTGTGTCAAAAATTCCCTTGAAATACTTCTTTCTCAGAGCGACTCTTTTTATTCCAATATTCGCAGCTGTGATAGCGTTACCATTGCCTTTTATAACACCTGGAACGACCCTAACCGTAATTGGATACAATGAATATGTCATTTACATTACGAGGGAAGGGGTCTATAGGGCTTTACAGTTTGTGTTTAGGATTTGGGTTTGCGTCGGCTTGTTAGTCCTATTAATGTCGACTACGAGATTTACAGCAATTATTCGTGCCTTGGAGACATTCAAGATCCCAAGGGTTTTCGTTATGATGACAGGTGTTACGCATAGATTCATTTTTCTTTTTATTAATGAGGCGTATCGGATGCTTTTGGCTAAGGAGGCCCGCAATGTTGGTAGAGAGCAACGGATGCAGGTTATGAAGTCGCTTGCTTATATCATCGGTACCCTTTTCATTCGTGCATATGAACGAAGTGAGAGAGTGTATCTTGCCATGATGGCAAAGGCATATACGGGGGAAGCGAGATCCATGGGCAAAATGAGGTGCAGTTGGAGGGATTGGGTTTTTGGAGTTGCTTCTTGTTTTATTTGCATCATAGTTGTATTAATAGAGTTCTTGAATGTAGGTGGCATATAA
- a CDS encoding ATP-binding cassette domain-containing protein, with translation MREVAIEMEDVRYVYPDGSVALDGVNLRIMKHERVAIMGPNGAGKTTLLMLINGLFTPSKGNVNVLGLPVKGSNLREVRMKVGLAFQNPDDQLFCPTLWEDVTFGPLNMGLPEEEITRRAREALKAVGLVGYEEKPPHHLSVGEKKKAALATVLAMKPEILILDEPTANLDPRSRTELIELLDNLHRTQEITLIVATHDVNFVPMIMDRVYVLNSGRIIAEGSVRAVFSNVKLMKEANLEPPAIAQLFSLLSEQDGLEFTESLPFTIKDALHELHRLLKRGRIHNNLNVS, from the coding sequence ATGAGAGAAGTTGCTATCGAAATGGAAGACGTAAGATATGTTTACCCAGACGGTTCTGTGGCACTGGATGGCGTGAACCTAAGAATTATGAAGCACGAAAGGGTTGCAATAATGGGTCCTAACGGAGCAGGTAAGACTACGCTGTTGATGCTTATTAACGGTTTATTCACGCCTTCTAAAGGCAATGTAAACGTGTTAGGTTTGCCTGTTAAGGGAAGCAATTTACGTGAGGTAAGGATGAAAGTTGGGCTTGCATTTCAGAATCCGGATGACCAGCTCTTCTGCCCAACGTTATGGGAGGATGTTACCTTCGGCCCGTTAAACATGGGCTTGCCAGAGGAGGAGATAACAAGGAGGGCTAGAGAGGCGCTGAAGGCTGTTGGGTTAGTGGGCTATGAGGAAAAACCTCCACATCACCTTAGTGTAGGGGAGAAGAAGAAAGCAGCGCTCGCGACAGTTTTAGCGATGAAGCCTGAAATCTTAATTCTAGACGAGCCCACAGCTAATTTGGACCCTAGGAGTCGCACAGAACTAATAGAGCTTCTTGATAATTTACATAGAACTCAAGAGATAACGCTGATTGTGGCAACACATGACGTGAATTTTGTTCCGATGATAATGGACAGGGTTTATGTTTTAAACAGCGGGCGCATCATAGCAGAAGGTTCGGTGAGGGCGGTTTTCTCAAATGTTAAGTTGATGAAGGAGGCGAACCTTGAACCTCCTGCTATAGCCCAACTTTTCAGCCTTCTAAGCGAGCAGGATGGCTTAGAGTTTACTGAGTCCCTACCATTTACGATTAAAGATGCTTTGCACGAACTACATCGCCTTCTAAAACGCGGACGTATACATAATAACCTTAATGTTTCCTAA
- the larB gene encoding nickel pincer cofactor biosynthesis protein LarB, with translation MSREVLEKLLRGEISIDEAEKLLKVTAISEIGNIAKLDVNREIRKGIPEIILAEGKTVNDLTKIALTALEKKGRVIISRANSRHIKVLKRTTPLDSTIHINEKAGVIVLKKRNFEPQKTGGKIGILTAGTSDIPVAEEAKTVAEEMGCEVVAAYDVGVAGIHRLFLPLKEMIEKNVDVIIAVAGREGALPSVVAGMVDVPVIGVPTSVSYGLGEKGVSALIAMLQACPLGLAVVNIDSGVAAGSIAALIANRIARAREAKG, from the coding sequence ATGTCAAGGGAAGTGTTAGAAAAGCTCCTACGAGGAGAGATCTCAATTGACGAAGCGGAGAAGTTGTTAAAGGTAACCGCTATTTCTGAGATAGGCAACATCGCCAAGTTGGATGTGAACCGTGAAATAAGAAAGGGGATCCCAGAAATCATCCTTGCCGAGGGAAAGACGGTCAACGACCTAACTAAAATCGCTTTAACAGCTTTAGAGAAAAAGGGCAGGGTCATCATCAGCAGAGCTAATAGCAGACACATTAAAGTCCTTAAGCGTACCACTCCACTTGATTCGACTATCCACATCAACGAAAAAGCCGGAGTAATCGTCCTTAAAAAAAGGAATTTTGAACCACAGAAAACGGGTGGCAAAATAGGAATCTTAACCGCCGGGACATCCGATATCCCAGTTGCTGAGGAAGCCAAAACAGTAGCCGAGGAAATGGGCTGCGAAGTGGTGGCTGCATACGATGTGGGAGTGGCAGGAATTCACCGACTTTTCCTCCCCTTAAAGGAGATGATCGAAAAAAACGTAGACGTAATCATAGCCGTAGCCGGTAGGGAAGGTGCCCTTCCCTCAGTAGTAGCTGGAATGGTCGATGTCCCTGTGATAGGAGTTCCAACCTCAGTAAGTTATGGCTTAGGAGAGAAAGGTGTAAGCGCTCTAATAGCTATGCTTCAAGCCTGCCCTCTCGGACTGGCCGTAGTTAATATTGATAGCGGGGTTGCAGCTGGATCCATAGCAGCTCTCATAGCCAATCGAATTGCCAGAGCCCGAGAGGCTAAAGGTTAA
- the larC gene encoding nickel pincer cofactor biosynthesis protein LarC, giving the protein MSRAERILVIDCQLAGISGDMLLGALLDLGANVQKVVKAVELVKNHLKGCRSLDIAVNDVIRGGFRAKRVEVKAEEEVAFRTGIELREAILNCIREQNLSEEAKKLALNSIDVLINAEAKVHGESVTETCLYEVGSVDTVVDIVGTAITLDDLGLLKDTKVYSTPLAVGGGLFRFSHGTVPSPAPATIEILKSKNFPMIGGPVDAELATPTGVGLLVNMVDATVSFYPSMKPLAVGYGAGARDFVEIPNILRITLGEPLSYDLLFDEIEVLETNLDDVSGEVIGHVIDRLLEEGAKDVSVIPMFTKKNRPGQILKIITDREKVNHLSQVLMRETGTLGLRIYPCRRYILAREFIPLDISIEGVTECVNVKIAKNSRGEIFQIKPEYDDIKRLVDKTGKPLREIEELVKIKARKVLSGR; this is encoded by the coding sequence ATGTCGAGGGCTGAGCGGATCCTAGTCATTGATTGTCAGCTGGCGGGTATATCTGGAGACATGCTTCTCGGGGCCCTACTGGACCTTGGTGCGAATGTCCAGAAGGTAGTCAAAGCAGTAGAACTTGTTAAGAACCATCTCAAAGGATGCAGAAGCTTGGATATCGCGGTTAATGATGTTATCCGTGGAGGGTTTCGCGCTAAGAGGGTTGAAGTCAAGGCTGAAGAGGAAGTCGCCTTCAGGACTGGGATCGAACTTAGGGAAGCCATCTTAAACTGCATACGCGAGCAAAACCTTTCTGAGGAAGCCAAGAAGCTCGCGCTTAATTCGATTGATGTACTAATTAACGCAGAGGCTAAGGTTCATGGGGAAAGTGTTACGGAAACCTGCCTATATGAAGTCGGATCCGTGGACACAGTCGTGGACATAGTTGGCACCGCTATCACGTTAGATGACTTAGGGCTTCTTAAGGATACGAAGGTTTATTCTACCCCACTTGCGGTAGGGGGTGGTTTGTTCAGATTCTCTCATGGAACGGTTCCGAGTCCGGCGCCTGCCACAATTGAGATTTTAAAATCGAAAAACTTTCCGATGATTGGTGGACCAGTAGACGCCGAGTTGGCAACTCCCACAGGTGTTGGGCTCCTCGTTAATATGGTGGATGCGACTGTTAGTTTCTATCCGTCCATGAAGCCCCTCGCTGTAGGTTACGGTGCTGGAGCAAGGGACTTTGTGGAAATCCCAAACATATTGCGAATTACACTAGGTGAGCCCCTCAGCTATGACTTACTGTTTGATGAGATTGAAGTGCTTGAAACCAATCTTGATGATGTGTCTGGAGAAGTGATTGGACATGTAATAGATCGGCTATTGGAAGAGGGAGCTAAGGATGTCAGTGTTATTCCAATGTTCACCAAAAAAAACCGGCCTGGTCAAATACTCAAAATAATTACGGATAGAGAGAAGGTGAATCACCTTTCTCAGGTTTTAATGAGGGAGACTGGCACTCTTGGATTACGCATTTACCCTTGCAGAAGATATATTCTCGCCCGTGAATTTATCCCGCTAGACATATCAATAGAGGGCGTGACAGAATGTGTTAACGTCAAAATCGCCAAGAATAGTAGGGGAGAGATCTTTCAAATAAAGCCTGAATACGACGACATTAAGAGATTGGTGGATAAAACTGGTAAGCCGTTAAGGGAAATTGAAGAACTAGTTAAAATTAAGGCCAGAAAAGTTTTGTCAGGGCGATGA
- the larE gene encoding ATP-dependent sacrificial sulfur transferase LarE, which translates to MKILSEKYEKLKRFIKEKGKNGVVIALSGGVDSSTLTALCYNILGEKAVAVTAKSSTYPLEEIEEARRVARDIGIKHYIIETGELSNENFVRNPENRCYYCKKELVDRLQQFARGLGFKAIFEGTNFSDLSGHRPGYRAIKEAKNAFSPWVETEFTKEEIRALAKELKLPVHDKPALACLASRIPFGERITKERLERIGKAEQFIRRVLGVRQLRVRDHNGLARIEVGKDERSLFFDIRVMDKVVDELKRLGFNFVTIDLEGYRTGSMMVTAESARDK; encoded by the coding sequence ATGAAAATCTTGTCTGAAAAATATGAGAAGTTGAAGCGTTTCATTAAGGAGAAGGGGAAGAATGGTGTCGTAATCGCTCTTTCTGGAGGAGTGGACAGTTCAACCCTTACAGCTCTTTGCTATAATATACTTGGGGAGAAAGCTGTAGCAGTAACCGCAAAGTCTTCTACCTATCCTCTTGAGGAGATAGAAGAGGCACGAAGAGTGGCGAGAGATATAGGCATTAAGCATTACATCATAGAGACGGGTGAGCTGTCCAATGAAAATTTTGTTAGAAATCCTGAAAATCGATGCTATTACTGCAAAAAAGAGCTGGTAGATCGGTTGCAGCAGTTTGCGCGTGGGCTTGGATTTAAAGCAATTTTTGAAGGCACAAACTTCAGTGATCTAAGCGGTCATAGACCCGGATATAGGGCGATAAAAGAAGCGAAAAATGCCTTCAGCCCGTGGGTTGAAACCGAATTTACAAAGGAGGAGATCAGGGCATTAGCTAAGGAATTGAAACTTCCAGTTCACGACAAGCCTGCGCTAGCCTGTTTAGCTTCTCGCATCCCCTTTGGCGAACGCATCACCAAGGAGAGATTGGAAAGAATTGGAAAAGCTGAGCAATTTATTCGGAGAGTTTTAGGAGTTAGACAACTTCGGGTAAGGGATCACAATGGATTAGCGAGGATAGAGGTGGGTAAAGATGAAAGAAGCCTATTCTTTGATATCAGAGTCATGGATAAGGTTGTAGACGAATTAAAACGGTTGGGTTTTAATTTTGTTACCATAGACTTAGAAGGGTACAGGACTGGAAGTATGATGGTAACAGCTGAATCGGCTAGAGATAAATGA
- the mvaD gene encoding diphosphomevalonate decarboxylase, with protein sequence MKAQAIAHPIQGLIKYHGLKDETRRIPYHDSISVCVKGLRTITTVEFDSSLSDDLIILNKNLVTGREKERVKIILNSLRKIAKESVYARVVSENSLKLGKGLGFSASGFAALGLAACKALDLNLDFVSLSEIVRLGAGSATRSLVGGFALWYANKNGRSYAEQLAGPRDIDLKMIIVPISSELKTDEAHKEVTTSPLFQARLRYIGSILREMKKAIKCKDISIIGRLAEEDTLNLHAITMTSQSHLVLWEPETVRVIKEVMRLREEGIPCWYSIDTGPSVFINTYPEHAFYILRRIGELNFPLAIVSDVGGKAHTI encoded by the coding sequence GTGAAGGCTCAGGCAATTGCTCATCCGATTCAAGGATTGATAAAGTATCATGGACTTAAGGATGAAACTAGGAGGATTCCTTATCATGACTCAATCTCAGTATGCGTTAAAGGGTTGCGCACAATTACAACTGTTGAATTTGATAGCAGTTTATCAGATGATCTTATTATTTTGAATAAGAACTTAGTGACGGGAAGGGAAAAGGAAAGAGTTAAAATCATTTTGAACTCGCTTAGAAAAATTGCTAAAGAGTCCGTTTACGCTAGAGTTGTCTCGGAAAACAGCTTAAAATTGGGGAAAGGTCTCGGGTTTTCAGCCTCGGGTTTTGCGGCCCTAGGCTTGGCGGCTTGTAAAGCCTTGGATCTTAATTTGGATTTTGTTTCGCTTTCAGAAATTGTTCGGCTTGGTGCAGGTTCTGCGACTCGAAGTTTGGTGGGGGGTTTTGCGTTATGGTATGCAAATAAGAATGGAAGATCCTATGCGGAACAGTTGGCTGGACCTAGGGATATAGACCTAAAAATGATTATTGTTCCAATTTCGTCTGAGCTCAAAACCGATGAGGCGCATAAAGAAGTCACAACATCTCCCTTATTTCAGGCGCGGTTACGATACATTGGCTCAATCCTAAGAGAGATGAAGAAAGCGATTAAGTGTAAGGATATTTCCATAATTGGCCGACTAGCCGAAGAGGATACTCTAAATCTTCACGCAATAACAATGACGAGTCAATCCCACTTAGTCTTATGGGAACCTGAAACGGTCCGGGTCATCAAGGAAGTGATGCGACTAAGAGAAGAGGGGATACCTTGCTGGTATTCGATAGATACTGGGCCCTCGGTCTTTATCAACACTTATCCTGAGCATGCATTTTATATTCTAAGAAGAATAGGGGAATTGAATTTCCCTCTGGCAATCGTCAGTGATGTAGGGGGCAAAGCGCATACGATTTGA
- a CDS encoding YbaK/EbsC family protein, whose product MPNHTSPIENLENYLRQNRVEARIIKFKNPTSTVEEAEKALGVNKEQIIKTIIFTTEKGLPIAAIVTGDQRVNEQKLIEVLGAQRVKIARLSAVKSITGYDVGGVPPVGHSQKTRITYLIDRKVMTFDKVYGGGGTNFAMLEISPKDIKRLTNAQIVDIAE is encoded by the coding sequence ATGCCAAACCACACATCTCCAATTGAAAACTTAGAAAACTATCTTAGACAAAATAGAGTAGAAGCAAGGATTATCAAGTTTAAAAACCCGACTTCAACAGTTGAAGAAGCCGAAAAGGCGCTAGGAGTAAACAAAGAACAAATAATTAAAACCATAATTTTCACAACCGAGAAAGGACTTCCCATAGCCGCAATAGTAACTGGGGATCAAAGAGTAAATGAGCAAAAACTGATTGAAGTGCTTGGAGCCCAACGCGTTAAAATAGCTCGACTAAGTGCCGTTAAAAGCATTACTGGTTATGATGTAGGTGGAGTTCCACCAGTAGGACATTCGCAAAAAACCCGAATAACGTATTTGATCGATCGAAAGGTTATGACCTTTGACAAAGTTTACGGCGGGGGCGGAACAAATTTCGCCATGCTAGAAATATCTCCGAAGGACATCAAACGACTTACTAACGCTCAGATCGTTGACATAGCCGAATGA
- a CDS encoding MBL fold metallo-hydrolase — protein sequence MKKIKVIPLAAESFGVRSMCTLVETPDLKLLIDPGVALGPRFALIPHPREYKALKSCRERIISAAENSDILVISHYHFDHYTPIGFRDYVWLWNTTEMAQSIYQDKVVLAKDARKTINLSQRRRGWIFQKSAVKFVKRIEAANGCAYHLGETELKFSDPVFHGEEDSALGWVLMLTITYQDERVMYTPDVQGPISDQTLKLILSQKPLLLIIGGPPLYLAGFKVSDEKINHGLENLARISTLVPLIILDHHLLRAENWRIRAKPVFNKAKESGHKVVTAAEYLGKPNNLLEFKRRKLYQNEPPSLEFQKWMKLPKLKQKQTIPPI from the coding sequence TTGAAAAAGATAAAGGTAATACCACTGGCTGCGGAGAGTTTCGGCGTCAGATCGATGTGCACTCTAGTTGAAACCCCTGATCTTAAACTCTTGATCGACCCTGGTGTTGCCTTAGGTCCGCGATTTGCACTTATCCCGCATCCACGTGAATACAAAGCCTTGAAAAGTTGTAGAGAGAGAATCATTTCAGCTGCTGAGAACTCAGATATTCTCGTTATCAGCCATTACCACTTCGATCACTATACTCCAATCGGATTCAGAGATTATGTATGGCTATGGAACACCACCGAAATGGCGCAAAGCATCTACCAAGACAAAGTGGTTTTAGCAAAGGATGCCCGCAAAACTATCAACCTCAGCCAGAGACGTAGGGGATGGATATTTCAAAAGAGCGCTGTTAAATTCGTTAAGAGGATTGAAGCTGCAAATGGATGTGCATATCACCTAGGAGAAACCGAACTTAAGTTTTCAGACCCGGTTTTTCATGGAGAAGAAGACTCAGCATTGGGCTGGGTGTTGATGTTAACTATTACTTACCAAGATGAAAGAGTTATGTATACACCTGACGTGCAAGGTCCAATTTCTGATCAAACCTTGAAATTAATTCTCTCCCAAAAACCTTTACTACTCATTATTGGTGGTCCACCACTTTACCTCGCCGGGTTTAAGGTTAGCGATGAAAAAATTAATCACGGACTAGAAAACTTAGCAAGAATTTCAACTCTTGTTCCGCTAATAATCCTCGACCACCATTTGCTACGCGCAGAAAACTGGAGGATCCGAGCTAAACCAGTCTTTAACAAGGCAAAAGAAAGTGGACATAAAGTTGTTACGGCTGCGGAATACCTTGGTAAACCCAATAACCTTCTTGAGTTTAAACGCCGAAAACTCTACCAAAACGAACCCCCAAGTTTAGAGTTCCAAAAATGGATGAAACTCCCTAAGCTGAAGCAAAAGCAGACCATTCCACCGATTTAA
- a CDS encoding fumarylacetoacetate hydrolase family protein, producing MRLIRFHVPGKGIRMGLLESDNVYDLTAINATLFRSFQSMLEHSYSVRLNIEEVIRRELQEYGEEPPSLSYLEIEKNPPSPLNIFLEIPHDPPEVWGCGVTYLQSRKAREDETVVKGIYDRVYEAIRPEVFFKATSSRCVGPNEPICIRSDSKWMVPEPELAFILGRNREIVGYTIGNDVSARDIERENPLYLPQAKIFKGCCALGPAIATRETVKDPRNLKIRCTIQRNGEIVFESETTTSHIKRSLDELVEYICRDNPVPPGTAVLTGTGIIPPDDFTLKDRDIVSIEIENIGVLRNPVLQL from the coding sequence ATGCGGTTGATTCGTTTTCACGTTCCAGGCAAAGGTATTAGAATGGGGTTATTGGAATCCGACAATGTTTACGATTTGACTGCAATTAACGCAACTCTCTTCCGTTCGTTTCAGTCAATGCTGGAGCACTCATATTCAGTGAGACTTAATATCGAGGAAGTAATTCGTAGGGAGCTACAGGAATACGGTGAAGAGCCGCCAAGTTTAAGTTATTTGGAAATTGAAAAGAACCCACCAAGCCCCCTAAATATATTCCTAGAGATTCCGCATGATCCACCTGAAGTTTGGGGATGCGGAGTAACTTATCTGCAAAGTAGAAAAGCTCGTGAAGACGAGACTGTCGTTAAAGGAATCTACGACAGGGTATACGAGGCGATTAGACCGGAGGTATTCTTTAAAGCAACGAGCAGTAGATGCGTAGGACCAAATGAGCCAATCTGTATAAGAAGCGATTCAAAATGGATGGTGCCAGAGCCCGAACTAGCTTTTATACTGGGAAGGAACCGCGAAATAGTAGGCTACACCATTGGTAATGATGTATCTGCTAGAGATATTGAAAGGGAGAACCCACTTTATCTTCCTCAAGCTAAAATCTTTAAGGGATGCTGTGCATTAGGGCCAGCTATCGCAACCCGAGAAACAGTTAAGGATCCTAGAAACCTTAAGATCCGTTGCACTATTCAAAGGAATGGGGAAATCGTATTCGAAAGTGAGACAACCACTTCACATATTAAAAGAAGTTTAGATGAACTTGTGGAGTATATTTGCAGAGATAATCCTGTTCCGCCGGGTACTGCAGTTCTCACCGGGACTGGGATAATTCCACCAGATGACTTCACATTAAAGGATAGGGATATAGTCTCAATAGAAATCGAGAACATTGGAGTCCTTAGGAATCCGGTACTGCAACTTTAA
- a CDS encoding ORC1-type DNA replication protein — translation MSIDKIREELSAPGQLIVNDEPLSPEFIPSHLPGRENELSILSRIFGPILEKPMRVSQNALIRGRIGTGKTVLVQRFGRDFEKIARERGINFHFIAVNCRQFKGSSFMILKHIITKFSPAFPQRGFSSEELLQMLLQMLDDKNAYLFLALDELESLIQNEGSDPLYNLTRIYEARFNASQRLSCIFVLRDHEFLDRLDKATLSTLNRNVLHLEEYTAAQLVRILSDRVKVAFKEHSVPFETIEFIADLAVAEPEKGGARYAIELLRRAGIQAQNERANRVLPEHIRKAAASVPHPVYEDIRSTLNVHQKLLLLAIARRFKHSEDAYLSMGQVEEAYRIVCEEYKRKPLQHTQVWKYLKDLSNAGVLTTKVSGQGQRGKTTLIGGVSGVSNDVLEKEMERLLGGS, via the coding sequence TTGTCAATCGACAAGATTCGTGAAGAGCTAAGTGCACCCGGGCAACTTATAGTAAACGACGAACCTCTCTCACCAGAATTTATTCCATCGCATCTTCCTGGAAGAGAGAATGAGCTTTCCATTCTCAGTCGTATATTCGGGCCAATCTTAGAAAAACCGATGAGGGTCAGCCAAAATGCTTTGATAAGGGGGCGTATTGGAACAGGAAAAACAGTTCTTGTGCAACGCTTTGGGCGTGATTTTGAAAAGATAGCACGTGAAAGGGGGATTAACTTCCATTTTATTGCAGTGAATTGTCGCCAGTTTAAAGGCAGTTCATTTATGATCTTGAAGCATATTATTACAAAGTTTAGTCCAGCTTTCCCTCAGCGGGGTTTTTCCTCTGAGGAGCTTCTTCAGATGCTTCTTCAGATGCTCGATGACAAAAATGCTTATTTGTTTCTAGCTTTGGATGAATTGGAGTCGCTCATCCAAAATGAGGGCTCCGACCCCCTATATAACCTTACGCGGATTTATGAAGCGAGATTTAATGCGTCTCAGCGATTATCTTGCATTTTCGTTTTGCGGGATCACGAGTTTCTTGATCGCCTAGATAAAGCCACGCTCAGTACTCTTAATCGCAATGTGCTTCATTTAGAAGAGTACACTGCTGCCCAACTTGTTAGAATTTTAAGCGATCGTGTCAAAGTAGCTTTCAAAGAGCATTCTGTACCCTTTGAAACAATTGAATTTATTGCCGACCTCGCTGTTGCTGAGCCGGAAAAGGGTGGAGCCCGTTATGCAATTGAACTTTTGCGACGCGCTGGAATACAAGCTCAGAATGAGCGGGCTAATAGAGTCTTACCTGAACATATTAGGAAAGCAGCTGCTAGTGTCCCTCATCCGGTTTACGAGGACATACGTTCTACTTTAAACGTGCACCAAAAGTTACTTCTGCTTGCCATAGCACGGCGGTTCAAACATAGTGAAGATGCTTACTTGTCAATGGGACAAGTTGAAGAGGCGTATAGAATAGTTTGTGAAGAGTATAAACGAAAACCGCTTCAGCATACCCAGGTTTGGAAGTACTTGAAAGACTTATCAAATGCTGGTGTATTGACAACTAAGGTTTCGGGTCAAGGTCAGCGGGGAAAAACCACGTTAATTGGCGGTGTTAGTGGAGTTTCCAACGATGTGTTGGAAAAGGAGATGGAGCGTCTCTTGGGGGGAAGTTAG